The following coding sequences lie in one Brevibacterium marinum genomic window:
- a CDS encoding response regulator transcription factor: MTQTAAPIRVIVVDDDPMVVTGIAGILQPAEDIEVVGSAASGEEALDKAALHFPDVVLTDIRMPGIGGIDAIERLVNSVRPPQVVALTSFDTDDYLFRALEAGAAGYLLKDIAPVALAEAIRKVHVGEPILSPRSMRQLITKVKTGQDRRRQREAEELMADLTERELEIAVLVAQGLSNQEIADATFMSTATVKTHLNRINIKLDTSNRVHIAVAVERAGLGRG; encoded by the coding sequence ATGACCCAGACTGCCGCCCCGATCCGTGTCATCGTCGTCGATGACGACCCGATGGTCGTCACCGGAATCGCAGGAATCCTCCAACCCGCTGAAGACATCGAGGTTGTGGGGTCTGCCGCGAGCGGCGAAGAGGCCCTCGACAAGGCGGCTCTTCATTTTCCCGATGTCGTGCTCACGGACATTCGCATGCCCGGCATCGGCGGAATCGACGCGATCGAGCGCCTCGTCAACAGCGTCCGCCCGCCCCAGGTCGTGGCGTTGACGAGCTTCGACACCGACGACTACCTCTTCCGTGCCCTCGAGGCCGGTGCCGCGGGTTACCTGCTCAAGGACATCGCTCCGGTCGCCCTCGCCGAGGCGATCCGCAAGGTGCACGTCGGCGAACCGATCCTCTCGCCGAGGTCGATGCGACAGCTGATCACGAAGGTGAAGACCGGTCAGGACCGACGTCGGCAGCGTGAGGCCGAGGAGCTGATGGCCGACCTCACCGAGCGCGAGCTCGAGATCGCGGTCCTCGTGGCTCAAGGTCTGTCGAACCAGGAGATCGCCGACGCGACCTTCATGAGCACCGCCACCGTGAAGACCCACCTCAACCGCATCAACATCAAGTTGGACACGAGCAATCGGGTGCATATTGCGGTGGCTGTGGAGCGGGCGGGTTTGGGTAGAGGTTGA
- a CDS encoding SDR family NAD(P)-dependent oxidoreductase, whose product MRLDNEAFIVTGGASGIGLGITRRLISEGGRVVAVDIDEDAGDRLTSELGDKIHFLRGDVSDAQVATAAVSEALRVFGRLNGLVNNAHASRQKPLLELEKADWQLSFSTGFEATLNFMKAAHDELATTAGSVVNFGSGAAMSGQSNQAAYAAAKEAIRGLSRVAANEWSPEGIRVNVVSPLAMTPGVEAWSQAQPDQYAQTVANVPLARFGDPEVDVAPVVAFLLSSDARYMTGQTLMADGGTQKLY is encoded by the coding sequence ATGAGACTCGACAACGAAGCATTCATCGTCACCGGCGGGGCATCGGGCATCGGACTGGGAATCACGCGACGCCTGATCTCCGAAGGCGGTCGTGTCGTGGCCGTTGATATCGACGAAGACGCTGGAGACCGTCTGACGTCGGAGTTGGGCGACAAGATTCACTTCCTCAGGGGCGATGTCTCCGATGCTCAGGTTGCCACAGCCGCCGTGTCCGAAGCGCTGAGGGTCTTCGGCAGACTCAACGGGCTCGTCAACAATGCCCATGCCTCGCGGCAGAAGCCGCTCCTCGAACTCGAAAAGGCAGATTGGCAGCTGTCGTTCTCCACCGGGTTCGAGGCGACCCTGAACTTCATGAAGGCAGCCCACGACGAACTGGCCACGACCGCCGGATCAGTGGTCAACTTCGGTTCCGGCGCGGCCATGAGCGGTCAGAGCAATCAGGCTGCCTACGCCGCAGCGAAGGAAGCCATCCGCGGCCTCAGCAGAGTGGCCGCGAACGAGTGGTCACCCGAAGGCATCCGCGTCAATGTCGTCTCTCCCCTGGCCATGACACCCGGGGTCGAAGCCTGGAGCCAGGCTCAACCGGACCAGTATGCCCAGACGGTGGCCAATGTCCCCCTGGCACGCTTCGGCGACCCGGAGGTCGACGTCGCACCAGTCGTCGCTTTCCTCCTGTCCTCCGATGCCCGGTACATGACCGGGCAGACGCTCATGGCCGACGGAGGCACCCAGAAGCTCTACTGA
- a CDS encoding fructosamine kinase family protein gives MADFIKERAGAPHGFFAAEAAGLEWLAEPDVVPVVGVIGHDKRSLRLDRVDEVAPDAHSAFGFGRRLALLHDSGAPAFGWAPAEPAWFGPLEAPFEVEVASCATFTEFWVETRLEPMATDIDDQLSKDEKAVITSAINAIAGGAFDGISGAGTEAPARVHGDLWSGNLMWTPDGCTLIDPAAHGGHRLEDLAMLALFGTPFLDDIFAGYEAVHPMPAGWRDDLPVHNFFALLAHVKLFGAGFLGQTLSAARAISDRAETLGFGSAGTEAGS, from the coding sequence ATGGCTGATTTCATCAAAGAACGCGCCGGTGCCCCACACGGATTCTTCGCCGCCGAGGCTGCCGGCCTCGAATGGCTGGCCGAACCGGATGTCGTGCCCGTGGTCGGCGTCATCGGTCACGATAAGAGAAGTCTGCGACTCGATCGCGTCGACGAGGTCGCCCCGGATGCGCATTCGGCCTTCGGATTCGGGCGCCGGCTCGCCCTGCTGCACGACTCCGGTGCTCCGGCGTTCGGGTGGGCTCCTGCGGAACCGGCATGGTTCGGTCCGCTCGAGGCTCCATTCGAGGTAGAGGTCGCATCGTGTGCCACGTTCACCGAATTCTGGGTGGAGACTCGATTGGAGCCGATGGCGACCGACATCGACGATCAGCTGTCGAAGGACGAAAAGGCAGTCATCACCTCGGCGATCAATGCCATCGCCGGCGGAGCGTTCGACGGGATCTCCGGCGCAGGCACAGAGGCTCCGGCCCGTGTCCACGGCGACCTCTGGTCCGGCAACCTCATGTGGACGCCCGACGGCTGCACCCTCATCGACCCTGCCGCCCATGGTGGGCACCGCCTCGAGGACCTCGCTATGCTCGCACTGTTCGGGACACCGTTCCTCGATGACATCTTCGCCGGCTACGAGGCGGTCCATCCGATGCCCGCCGGCTGGCGCGACGATCTTCCCGTGCACAACTTCTTCGCTCTGCTCGCACACGTCAAGCTGTTCGGCGCAGGATTCCTCGGCCAGACGCTCAGTGCGGCACGGGCGATCAGCGACCGCGCCGAGACACTGGGGTTCGGCTCCGCGGGGACTGAAGCAGGGAGTTGA
- a CDS encoding sensor histidine kinase, translating into MSDQPLPPQGQQRRRDSRPRRTMRIIVGILVGSVAWVLGVPLSFFALLAFPPAFDDTGMLSTLGVLLGLLAAFLWFSVFARHRWPWIPFVIGAVLATAWGDGTLMLIGLFHLIVRTPRRQAMTATTIGAFLITVGVVRLCLQSPAHNPFGILFLSDPDQIPGVDGSLPADESVFGMNMLTVIAGLLGLAISLGFGFLLRRTRRMRAVESFAEQQSQRSENLSAELARTSERELLARELHDTLSHRLSVISLHSGALEVGGKDDPGVASTASALRKEAHASLEDLRHLVGGVREGTLANAGPRKEQSTPPSLTSMRSIPQLVASVQATGTIIRPSIVIQDVESAPTVLDRAVYRIVQESLTNAMKHAPGAPVTLGVTVSADLGARVVIANPVPPSTQRLHPPHSTSAEVGPGIPPYPTSAPVVGSSTPVTQQHLSSTGSGAGLVGIRERVAMLGGEVFIGSRDGSFLVDVSLPPFERRG; encoded by the coding sequence GTGTCAGACCAACCTCTTCCGCCACAGGGCCAGCAGCGTCGCCGCGATTCGCGGCCGCGCCGAACGATGCGCATCATTGTCGGCATCCTCGTCGGATCCGTCGCGTGGGTCCTCGGCGTTCCGCTGTCGTTCTTCGCACTCCTCGCGTTCCCGCCGGCCTTCGACGACACCGGCATGCTCAGCACCCTCGGCGTGCTGCTCGGCCTGCTCGCCGCGTTCCTCTGGTTCTCCGTCTTCGCGCGGCACCGATGGCCGTGGATCCCCTTCGTCATCGGCGCAGTGCTTGCCACGGCCTGGGGCGACGGAACCCTCATGCTCATCGGCCTGTTCCATCTCATCGTCCGCACGCCGCGCCGGCAGGCGATGACCGCCACGACCATCGGGGCTTTTCTCATCACGGTCGGGGTGGTGCGCCTGTGCCTGCAGAGCCCGGCGCACAATCCCTTCGGCATTCTCTTCCTCTCGGACCCGGACCAGATTCCAGGGGTCGACGGCTCACTGCCTGCCGACGAATCCGTGTTCGGGATGAATATGCTCACGGTCATCGCCGGGCTCCTGGGGCTGGCGATCAGCCTCGGGTTCGGGTTCCTGCTGCGCCGCACACGTCGCATGCGTGCCGTCGAGTCCTTCGCCGAGCAGCAGTCTCAGCGAAGTGAGAACCTTTCCGCCGAACTCGCCCGCACCTCCGAACGCGAACTCCTCGCCCGCGAACTCCACGACACGCTCTCCCACCGCCTGTCGGTCATCTCCTTGCACAGCGGGGCCCTCGAGGTCGGCGGCAAGGACGACCCCGGTGTCGCCTCGACCGCCTCGGCGCTTCGCAAGGAAGCCCATGCCTCCCTGGAGGACCTGCGGCATCTTGTCGGCGGAGTCCGTGAGGGGACATTGGCCAATGCCGGCCCGCGGAAGGAGCAGTCGACTCCCCCGAGCCTGACCTCGATGCGTTCGATCCCGCAGCTGGTCGCCTCGGTGCAGGCCACCGGCACGATCATTCGGCCGTCGATCGTCATCCAGGATGTCGAGAGTGCGCCCACGGTCCTCGACCGCGCAGTGTATCGAATCGTCCAGGAGTCGCTGACGAATGCGATGAAACATGCGCCGGGTGCCCCCGTGACCCTCGGGGTCACGGTCTCGGCCGATCTCGGCGCCCGGGTCGTCATCGCCAATCCCGTTCCACCGTCGACCCAGCGTCTGCACCCACCCCACAGCACCTCCGCCGAGGTGGGTCCTGGAATTCCGCCCTACCCCACCTCGGCGCCCGTCGTGGGTTCCTCCACCCCGGTCACTCAGCAACATCTGTCATCGACAGGGTCGGGTGCCGGGCTCGTCGGCATTCGGGAACGGGTGGCGATGCTCGGCGGCGAGGTCTTCATCGGTTCCCGTGACGGCTCATTCCTGGTCGATGTGAGCCTTCCGCCGTTCGAGCGTCGAGGCTGA
- a CDS encoding helix-turn-helix domain-containing protein — protein sequence MAVRTHADPSTLNFLHVRALKTVVKHDSFSGVTKELGYTTSVISRQILKVMVLALPNSMYFIVLGLLFLLLG from the coding sequence ATGGCAGTACGTACGCATGCAGACCCTTCAACGCTCAACTTCCTTCATGTACGCGCTCTCAAAACTGTCGTTAAGCATGATTCGTTCAGTGGTGTGACGAAAGAACTCGGCTACACCACCTCGGTGATCTCACGGCAGATCTTGAAAGTGATGGTCCTGGCGCTGCCGAATTCGATGTACTTCATCGTCTTGGGACTCCTGTTCCTACTCCTTGGTTGA
- a CDS encoding Bug family tripartite tricarboxylate transporter substrate binding protein, translated as MSNVVSRRTVLGAGFLAGLSTMAGCAPEQTAYDPSGPGIVDVVIPYSTGGGTDTWGRFITPYFAERQKDVDRYQIENVPGGESITGTNAYVETGVTNGKQVMVASATTYFQSMLGQSTVEFDFAKMDPLALNGTGAAVWTSTESGIKSVADLVNNPRELRYGGMSASGLDLVALLAFEALGSNIRGVFGMEGRGPTRLAVQRGESDLDMQTTSSFLSQVQPLIDSGEAIPLFAIGALERGKVVRDPNLPDIPTFSEMYESLDSHSEHQRLAYEAFQSFVVPGFFYQKGLWSNQGTDEDVINTYDHLVSELNSDKAFLEEAKDALGGYELVSGSDAREAFHNALQIDDDVLAYTKQILEQKYDAVLN; from the coding sequence ATGTCGAACGTAGTGTCAAGGCGAACAGTTTTGGGGGCCGGCTTTCTCGCGGGCCTCAGCACGATGGCTGGCTGTGCGCCAGAGCAGACAGCCTATGATCCTTCCGGCCCCGGCATCGTCGACGTCGTCATCCCTTACAGCACGGGTGGAGGCACAGATACGTGGGGTCGCTTCATCACACCCTATTTTGCCGAGCGGCAGAAAGACGTCGATCGCTACCAAATAGAGAATGTGCCGGGCGGTGAATCCATCACGGGAACAAATGCATACGTCGAGACAGGTGTCACCAATGGAAAGCAGGTGATGGTTGCCTCAGCCACCACCTATTTCCAGAGTATGCTCGGGCAGAGCACCGTGGAATTCGACTTCGCGAAAATGGACCCACTGGCCCTCAACGGTACGGGGGCTGCTGTGTGGACCAGTACCGAAAGTGGAATCAAGTCGGTTGCTGACCTCGTCAACAATCCTCGGGAACTTCGTTATGGCGGGATGTCGGCGTCTGGACTGGACTTGGTCGCTCTCCTGGCATTCGAGGCGCTCGGCTCAAACATACGTGGAGTCTTCGGGATGGAGGGGCGGGGGCCAACACGTCTGGCGGTCCAACGCGGTGAGTCAGATCTAGACATGCAGACGACGTCGTCGTTCTTGTCTCAGGTCCAGCCACTGATCGACTCTGGCGAAGCCATTCCCCTCTTTGCCATCGGGGCTCTGGAACGGGGCAAAGTCGTCAGAGATCCCAACCTCCCGGACATACCGACATTTTCCGAGATGTACGAAAGCCTCGACTCCCACAGTGAGCATCAGCGTCTCGCCTATGAAGCATTTCAGTCGTTCGTCGTGCCGGGATTCTTCTATCAAAAGGGCTTGTGGTCGAACCAAGGCACTGACGAAGACGTCATCAATACCTACGATCACCTGGTGAGCGAACTCAACAGTGACAAGGCGTTCCTCGAAGAAGCGAAAGACGCCCTCGGCGGCTACGAACTGGTGTCGGGATCAGACGCAAGAGAAGCGTTTCATAACGCTCTTCAGATCGACGATGACGTCCTTGCATATACCAAACAGATACTTGAACAGAAGTACGATGCCGTACTCAATTGA
- a CDS encoding Ltp family lipoprotein: MSNSQDPQQSGPSYRMPQVPTENQEPRAPQYFPQVPQGQKPMKAKKSLLKRWWFWVIMIVVLIIIVSALNSGGDDDAATTSASQEQSDTASTSDDGAEEPAEEAAPVAEEPADDAPAEEAPVEEEPAEEQEPEVPAEHASALSQAETYSNTMHMSKAGVFDQLTSDYGGQFSEDAAQYAVDNVDADWKENALESAKTYQDDMSMSPDAIHDQLTSEYGGQFTQEEADYAIENLNG; encoded by the coding sequence ATGTCGAATTCTCAGGATCCACAGCAGTCAGGTCCGAGCTACCGTATGCCGCAGGTACCCACCGAAAACCAGGAGCCCAGGGCTCCCCAGTACTTTCCGCAGGTGCCCCAGGGACAGAAGCCGATGAAGGCGAAGAAGTCGCTGCTCAAACGGTGGTGGTTCTGGGTGATCATGATCGTCGTGCTCATCATCATCGTCTCCGCCCTCAACAGTGGCGGCGACGATGACGCAGCGACGACCTCGGCGTCACAGGAACAGTCGGACACGGCCTCGACCAGCGACGACGGTGCGGAGGAGCCGGCGGAGGAGGCCGCTCCAGTGGCCGAAGAACCAGCGGATGACGCCCCGGCGGAGGAAGCTCCTGTCGAAGAGGAGCCGGCCGAAGAGCAGGAACCCGAAGTCCCCGCTGAACACGCCTCGGCGCTCAGCCAGGCCGAGACCTACTCGAACACGATGCACATGAGCAAGGCGGGCGTCTTCGACCAGCTGACGAGCGACTACGGGGGCCAATTCTCCGAAGATGCCGCACAGTACGCCGTGGACAACGTCGACGCTGATTGGAAGGAGAACGCACTGGAATCGGCCAAGACCTATCAGGACGACATGTCGATGTCGCCCGATGCCATCCACGACCAACTGACCAGCGAATATGGTGGGCAGTTCACACAGGAGGAGGCGGACTACGCGATCGAAAACCTGAACGGCTGA
- a CDS encoding peptide MFS transporter — translation MESTLGQRVPTKKKEIRGVGGMAFTELWERFSFYGLQSILAFYLLYELSEGGLALPAAAAAGITGAYGGSVYLGQLLGAWAGERLISPRSMVLGGGIVIALGHITLAVAPGFLGLSIGLVMIIFGTGALKTNITSIVGFILDAEPAAKKDAGFSYFYMAINTGAVLGPLTTGFAQNQWGFHFGFGLAALGMIIALIQYVYSSRFLPVRASQVTRPLSASSRRKATAIALVSLAIVAAASATGLLKAERLSTIVTIACLIAAATYFTAILRSTKVNAFERQRIRSYLPLFLASSLYFGLLFAKFTAISLLVNDRVDLTVGNWSFPVGWITMISSASGVAMLPVAAAIWKRMGPRQPKAGTKFAIGLVHIGLGFAYILLISVAHHGSSIPFVYIVIFMFIMGSSEIFVGPIGLSLATQIAPKAFTAQMVAINFLTLALGSSLSGLLGQYFTAVSNDAYFLTIALGAVIAGLSLFAVRKPIHQGLYAGIEE, via the coding sequence TTGGAATCAACTCTGGGCCAGCGAGTCCCAACCAAGAAGAAGGAGATTCGTGGTGTCGGCGGAATGGCGTTCACCGAGCTATGGGAAAGGTTCTCGTTCTATGGCCTACAGAGCATCCTCGCCTTCTATCTTCTCTATGAACTGTCCGAGGGAGGGCTAGCCTTACCAGCTGCTGCTGCCGCCGGGATCACCGGCGCGTATGGTGGATCCGTCTATCTTGGACAGCTTTTGGGCGCCTGGGCGGGTGAGCGGCTGATCAGCCCTCGTTCGATGGTCCTCGGTGGCGGCATCGTCATTGCCCTTGGCCACATCACACTCGCCGTTGCACCCGGCTTCTTAGGGCTGAGCATCGGTCTGGTCATGATCATTTTCGGCACAGGTGCTTTGAAAACCAACATCACCTCGATCGTCGGCTTCATCCTTGACGCTGAACCGGCGGCAAAGAAGGACGCAGGGTTCTCGTACTTCTACATGGCCATCAACACGGGCGCGGTCCTGGGTCCACTGACGACTGGTTTCGCACAGAATCAATGGGGGTTCCACTTCGGATTCGGACTTGCCGCCTTAGGCATGATCATCGCTCTCATCCAGTACGTCTATTCATCACGATTCCTGCCAGTCCGAGCGAGCCAGGTGACTCGTCCCCTGTCCGCTAGCTCGAGGCGCAAAGCGACAGCGATCGCTCTTGTTTCACTCGCCATCGTTGCTGCTGCGTCGGCAACCGGCCTGCTCAAAGCAGAAAGACTGTCAACGATAGTCACAATTGCCTGCCTGATTGCAGCGGCCACATACTTCACAGCTATTCTGAGATCCACCAAGGTCAACGCGTTCGAACGTCAGAGGATCAGGTCCTACCTTCCACTGTTCTTGGCTTCGAGCCTGTACTTCGGGCTTCTCTTCGCAAAATTCACGGCCATCTCGCTGCTCGTCAATGACCGAGTCGATCTGACCGTCGGAAACTGGTCCTTCCCAGTCGGTTGGATCACCATGATCTCATCGGCCTCTGGAGTTGCAATGCTGCCAGTCGCAGCAGCCATCTGGAAGCGAATGGGACCACGCCAACCCAAAGCCGGTACCAAATTCGCAATCGGGCTCGTGCACATCGGATTGGGATTTGCGTATATCCTCTTGATCTCAGTAGCCCATCATGGAAGCTCGATTCCGTTCGTCTACATTGTCATCTTCATGTTCATCATGGGCAGCTCAGAGATCTTCGTCGGCCCGATCGGACTCTCATTGGCAACACAGATTGCGCCCAAGGCATTCACCGCACAGATGGTGGCAATCAATTTCCTCACCCTCGCACTGGGTTCCTCCCTGTCGGGCCTATTGGGGCAGTACTTCACCGCCGTGTCCAACGACGCCTACTTTCTCACCATCGCACTTGGCGCAGTAATCGCAGGACTGTCGCTATTCGCCGTGCGCAAACCCATCCATCAAGGACTCTATGCGGGAATTGAGGAGTGA
- a CDS encoding tripartite tricarboxylate transporter permease, whose product MLEAAGAALASFADPMMLLFLGVGVVVGIVIGVIPGLGGTGAVAVLVPFVFVLEPNQAIAMIIGAVAVVHTSDVVTSVALGIPGSAAASVFLLDGHEMAKKGQGGRALSMSFLSSMIGGLVGIVALTLVVPIAGPIVRTFGSPEIFALIVMGVFLTAMLSKGNMIKGLLISAFGLALGQIGVSPVSAEYRYTFGSDFLTDGIGLVAAALGIFGLAEIIDLVAKRGAVSDEKIALGGGWAQGIKDIVRYKGDVLRGSAVGVGVGTLPGVGSTAGSWLAYGQAQAFASRRKNSRFGSGDPRGVIAPSAASNGIESGALIPTLLFGVPGAAPFALLLGVLLIFGIQPGPRMITTDLDVVYFIVWAFAIAGVVGAAIAFGVARPLAKLSFISFPILAAALIPILFMSGFQEPLDLNVFYLMLVLGIIGWVCKITDIPRAPFLIAFVLAEPLERYYFLTVNAFPSGDWLARPFVLVILLIIVGAIAIPMLRRLRRKKGSSDDAVRLSEQSDMQAPPFVDMFVSVCALAVFITSTVMSQGFSESGRLFPLSVGCVGILLSLLSLFRDIQRVRNNSGFGRFDDAWVKRLKVVGVSVAWVLVYIWLVFVLGLLVGTGIFSLVFLIWVAQMKVWKSIVYTACIVGALFALTEFAQLVAPVGYLL is encoded by the coding sequence ATGCTTGAAGCTGCCGGAGCAGCCCTCGCATCCTTTGCAGATCCAATGATGCTTCTCTTCCTGGGCGTTGGCGTGGTCGTAGGCATTGTCATCGGAGTCATCCCGGGCCTTGGCGGGACCGGTGCAGTAGCAGTGCTGGTGCCATTCGTCTTCGTGCTCGAACCGAATCAGGCGATTGCCATGATCATCGGTGCTGTGGCAGTTGTACACACATCGGACGTCGTGACTTCCGTGGCGCTCGGCATTCCCGGTTCAGCAGCAGCATCCGTGTTCTTGCTTGACGGACACGAGATGGCGAAGAAGGGCCAAGGCGGGCGCGCGCTGTCTATGAGTTTCCTTTCATCGATGATCGGAGGCCTGGTCGGAATCGTTGCTTTGACATTGGTCGTGCCGATCGCCGGGCCGATCGTTCGTACGTTCGGCTCACCGGAGATCTTCGCGCTGATCGTCATGGGCGTGTTCCTGACAGCGATGTTGTCAAAAGGAAACATGATCAAAGGGCTGCTGATCTCAGCGTTCGGCCTAGCTTTGGGCCAGATCGGTGTCTCGCCGGTCTCAGCAGAATACCGCTACACGTTCGGCTCGGACTTCCTGACTGACGGCATCGGCCTTGTCGCAGCGGCCCTGGGAATCTTCGGCCTCGCAGAGATCATCGATCTGGTGGCAAAACGCGGCGCAGTCTCTGACGAGAAGATTGCTCTGGGCGGAGGCTGGGCCCAAGGAATCAAAGACATCGTCAGGTACAAAGGCGACGTGCTGCGCGGTTCTGCTGTAGGAGTCGGAGTCGGCACCCTACCGGGTGTGGGGTCGACGGCCGGGTCTTGGCTTGCCTACGGTCAAGCGCAGGCCTTCGCCAGCCGCCGCAAGAACTCACGGTTCGGCTCAGGCGATCCGCGCGGCGTCATCGCACCGTCAGCGGCCAGCAACGGAATCGAATCGGGAGCTCTCATCCCGACTCTGCTGTTCGGCGTGCCGGGCGCTGCTCCGTTCGCCCTGCTCCTGGGCGTTCTGCTCATCTTCGGCATCCAGCCCGGGCCACGAATGATCACCACTGACCTTGACGTCGTATACTTCATCGTATGGGCGTTCGCCATCGCTGGCGTCGTCGGGGCAGCGATTGCATTTGGCGTGGCTCGACCCTTGGCGAAGTTGAGTTTCATCTCCTTCCCGATTCTCGCTGCAGCCTTGATACCGATCCTGTTCATGAGTGGCTTCCAGGAACCGCTGGATCTCAACGTGTTCTATCTGATGCTCGTTCTCGGGATCATCGGTTGGGTCTGCAAGATCACCGATATTCCCCGTGCGCCGTTTCTCATCGCATTCGTGCTGGCCGAACCGCTTGAACGATATTATTTCCTGACGGTCAATGCATTTCCTTCCGGAGATTGGCTTGCTCGCCCATTTGTTCTTGTCATCCTCCTGATCATCGTCGGCGCGATTGCTATTCCGATGCTGCGCCGACTGCGCAGGAAGAAGGGCAGCAGCGATGATGCCGTGAGACTTTCGGAGCAATCCGATATGCAGGCGCCTCCGTTTGTCGACATGTTCGTATCGGTCTGCGCCCTTGCTGTGTTCATCACTTCAACGGTGATGTCTCAGGGATTCTCTGAAAGCGGCAGGCTGTTTCCGTTGTCGGTCGGCTGCGTAGGAATTCTGTTGTCGCTGTTGAGTCTGTTCCGGGACATTCAAAGGGTGAGGAACAACAGCGGGTTCGGGCGCTTCGACGATGCGTGGGTCAAGCGCCTGAAGGTCGTCGGCGTATCTGTGGCCTGGGTGCTCGTCTATATCTGGTTGGTGTTCGTTCTGGGACTGCTGGTGGGAACCGGCATCTTCTCGTTGGTCTTCCTCATCTGGGTGGCGCAGATGAAGGTATGGAAATCGATCGTCTATACAGCCTGTATCGTCGGAGCCCTATTCGCATTGACCGAATTCGCGCAGTTGGTTGCTCCTGTTGGGTATCTGCTGTAG
- a CDS encoding helix-turn-helix domain-containing protein, with protein sequence MSNHTEDSTSIGERLRRRRKALQLTLQQVSDSAGITTGYLSQVERGLSFGSVSTLQNLCEVLKLNVGDLFETSADSARPVLRFADASSRSFGNGASKFKLTPAAFDHLEVLLGVFGPGGNTGNAAYTHGDSEELLLVIDGHVEVEVDGDVHRLAPLDSMTYKSSQPHKVSESTGTAAATVTWTMAPPTY encoded by the coding sequence ATGAGTAACCACACCGAAGACAGCACTTCAATCGGAGAACGTCTTCGGCGCAGGAGAAAAGCCCTGCAGCTGACGCTTCAGCAAGTTTCCGATTCTGCGGGAATTACCACCGGCTACTTGTCGCAGGTCGAGCGCGGTTTGTCTTTTGGAAGCGTAAGCACTTTGCAAAATCTCTGTGAGGTGCTCAAGCTCAATGTCGGAGACCTCTTCGAGACCAGTGCGGATAGTGCTCGGCCAGTATTGCGTTTCGCGGACGCGAGCAGCCGTTCATTCGGCAACGGTGCGTCAAAGTTCAAACTCACGCCGGCAGCATTCGACCATTTGGAAGTGTTGCTCGGTGTCTTCGGGCCAGGCGGAAACACTGGTAACGCTGCATATACGCACGGAGACTCAGAAGAGCTGCTTCTGGTGATTGACGGCCATGTAGAAGTAGAGGTCGATGGCGATGTACATCGTCTCGCCCCATTGGACTCGATGACGTACAAAAGCAGTCAGCCGCACAAGGTGTCCGAGAGTACAGGCACTGCTGCAGCCACGGTCACATGGACAATGGCACCTCCAACTTACTGA